In Parus major isolate Abel chromosome 1, Parus_major1.1, whole genome shotgun sequence, the following proteins share a genomic window:
- the C1H3orf85 gene encoding uncharacterized protein C3orf85 homolog: MSLKMYQILVSVLLFTASVSSVLGAPFLTEESANQFIRLKRHIPYSPSYWDSSSSQNTWGYKRVAEQVSESWAALRETAQYYMDLDPFAFDPSTAVNNIRSYMELLQRSGTHLQQQAIKSYTSCIWPC; encoded by the exons ATGTCTCTGAAAATGTATCAAATTTTGGTGTCTGTTCTGCTGTTTACAG CTTCTGTTTCAAGTGTTCTTGGAGCGCCCTTTCTGACAGAAGAATCAGCAAATCAATTCATACGGCTCAAACGACACATCCCGTATTCTCCGAGCTACTGGGACTCAAGCAGCAGCCAGAACACGTGGGGATACAAACGTGTGGCTGAACAG GTTAGTGAATCATGGGCAGCTCTGAGAGAAACAGCACAATACTACATGGACTTGGACCCTTTTGCCTTCGATCCCTCGACAGCCGT CAACAACATCAGATCCTACATGGAGCTACTACAGCGGTCTGGGACTCACCTCCAGCAACAAGCTATTAAATCCTACACATCTTGTATCTGGCCATGTTAG